The Thamnophis elegans isolate rThaEle1 chromosome Z, rThaEle1.pri, whole genome shotgun sequence genome contains a region encoding:
- the RUSF1 gene encoding RUS1 family protein C16orf58 homolog, with translation MTDMEIQTLCTESYGSRSARRYQALPNGKLSSVADASEAWHFRSLHHIFMSIFLPQGYPESVSADYLAYQFWDTIQAFASSITGTLATQAVLKGVGVGDETSTVAAATVTWILKDGTGMLGRIAFAWSKGSKLDCDAKQWRLFADVLNDVAIFMEIVAPAFPACFTLIVCTSGFFKCIVGVAGGATRAALTMHQARRDNMADVSAKDGSQETLVNLAGLVFSLFLIPLVADNLSLTYAFYALFTVLHLYANYQAVRAVCMETLNRARLYLVLQHYLKREELPSPAVINPQEPLLLGFRQQLKITLGAPLHTVTSSVADFQKALEGNTSNYLIFFNQPAGVISIILHRQADSVDVIKAYTHALLLEALLHQDVETCTLERGSLLSLQHQLCKESNKEDPRIHSEMHQFLDRIFPKFLAGLAAAGWITDRNLLGPEEWRMEWLSAEKKML, from the exons ATGACTGACATGGAAATTCAGACACTTTGCACAGAAAGTTACGGCTCTCGATCGGCTCGGCGTTACCAGGCCCTCCCTAATGGAAAGCTAAGCTCTGTGGCAGATGCCTCTGAAGCCTGGCACTTTCGTTCACTCCATCATATCTTCATG TCCATCTTCCTGCCCCAAGGTTATCCTGAAAGCGTGAGCGCGGACTACCTCGCCTACCAGTTCTGGGACACCATCCAG GCCTTTGCAAGCAGCATCACAGGGACACTGGCCACCCAGGCAGTGCTGAAGGGGGTGGGGGTCGGGGATGAGACCTCCACCGTCGCAGCTGCCACTGTCACTTGGATTCTGAAAG ATGGAACAGGAATGTTGGGCCGAATCGCTTTCGCTTGGAGCAAGGG gAGCAAACTGGATTGCGATGCTAAGCAGTGGAG ACTCTTTGCCGATGTGCTCAACGACGTGGCCATCTTCATGGAGATCGTAGCACCAGCTTTCCCAGCATGCTTTACTCTCATTGTCTGCACTAGTGGCTTTTTCAAG TGCATTGTGGGTGTAGCCGGAGGGGCCACCCGTGCAGCTCTCACCATGCACCAAGCCCGCCGGGACAACATGGCGGATGTATCAGCCAAAGATGGAAGCCAG GAGACCTTAGTGAATTTAGCTGGCCTAGTCTTCAGCCTTTTCCTGATTCCTCTTGTAGCGGACAATCTTTC cCTCACCTATGCCTTCTATGCTCTCTTCACCGTCCTCCACCTCTATGCCAACTATCAAGCAGTGCGGGCAGTTTGCATGGAGACTCTTAACCGCGCCCGGCTCTACCTGGTCCTGCAGCATTACTTGAAGCGGGAAGAACTTCCTAGTCCTGCTGTCATCAATCCTCAGGAGCCCCTTCTGCTAG GGTTTCGGCAGCAGCTCAAGATAACTCTTGGGGCTCCTCTTCACACAGTGACCTCCAG TGTTGCTGACTTCCAGAAAGCTCTTGAAGGCAACACTTCAAATTACCTAATTTTCTTCAACCAACCAGCAG GGGTAATCTCTATCATACTCCATCGGCAAGCAGACAGTGTTGATGTGATTAAAGCCTACACACACGCCCTTCTTCTAGAGGCCTTACTGCATCAAGATGTGGAAACCTGTACCTTGGAAAGAGGCTCCCTCCTGAGTTTGCAACATCAGTTATGTAAAG AATCCAATAAAGAAGATCCCAGGATACATTCTGAAATGCATCAGTTCTTAGACAGGATCTTCCCGAAATTCCTGGCAG